A region from the Sandaracinus amylolyticus genome encodes:
- a CDS encoding OmpP1/FadL family transporter, giving the protein MSFLRASYSVLLCALVLSVPAGASAGGFEFAAHGTRQLGRGGAWAARADDPLALYYNPAMLADLPDSQVLANVHVGFWDACVDRQGTYGSVIPGGTASDNIFDSEGGNPDAWLGDEMPSVCNSGYPQPIPWVLGSIRLLPELGIAFGITAPSGIGNATWGNTGEGRFGTVDTANGLRPSPVRYGLAQQDVLLAHPSIGVGWRPADFIRIGFTFQWGIANVRFMNFTSAGVLGAPEDPFGDIRTELHAFDWFVPAGILSVHVQPHPNFDIMVGGRISDAIGGATAAEGHLDLNTSYFSRDEQWQSTPNRIDGVTLRAGQPWQFQLAMRYADRIRPRSWERGFEAAVQNVVNDSMYSENFDIELDVVYELNSQVGDFVVRLPTGASVIAGGTAVPVPAVQPIPHGWGDVLGIRLGGDWNIIPGQIAARAGFHTEIPLAQSRYQIQDFINGYRFGLHVGATFRIERFDISIAYAHIFQLDTTITDGNFRAVSANSSEGMCAGGGGYDPNNPVVDAGCYPQGYGAVTNNGTYSAEYNVLSVGATYHFE; this is encoded by the coding sequence ATGTCTTTTCTTCGCGCGTCGTATTCGGTTCTGCTGTGCGCGCTCGTGCTGTCGGTCCCAGCGGGCGCATCGGCGGGTGGGTTCGAGTTCGCGGCGCACGGCACGCGTCAGCTCGGGCGCGGTGGCGCGTGGGCCGCGCGCGCCGACGACCCGCTCGCGCTCTACTACAACCCCGCGATGCTCGCGGACCTGCCGGACTCGCAGGTGCTCGCGAACGTGCACGTCGGGTTCTGGGACGCGTGCGTCGACCGCCAGGGCACGTACGGCAGCGTGATCCCCGGGGGCACCGCGAGCGACAACATCTTCGACAGCGAGGGAGGCAATCCCGACGCGTGGCTCGGCGACGAGATGCCGAGCGTGTGCAACAGCGGCTACCCGCAGCCGATCCCGTGGGTGCTCGGGAGCATCCGGCTCCTGCCGGAGCTCGGCATCGCGTTCGGCATCACCGCGCCGAGCGGCATCGGCAACGCGACGTGGGGCAACACCGGTGAAGGTCGCTTCGGCACCGTGGACACCGCGAACGGCCTGCGCCCGAGCCCGGTGCGCTACGGCCTCGCGCAGCAGGACGTGCTGCTGGCGCATCCGAGCATCGGCGTGGGCTGGCGTCCCGCGGACTTCATCCGCATCGGCTTCACGTTCCAGTGGGGCATCGCGAACGTGCGGTTCATGAACTTCACGAGCGCCGGCGTGCTCGGCGCGCCCGAGGATCCCTTCGGCGACATCCGCACCGAGCTCCACGCGTTCGACTGGTTCGTGCCCGCCGGGATCCTCTCGGTGCACGTCCAGCCGCATCCGAACTTCGACATCATGGTCGGCGGGCGGATCTCCGACGCGATCGGCGGCGCGACCGCCGCGGAGGGCCACCTCGATCTCAACACGAGCTACTTCTCGCGCGACGAGCAGTGGCAGAGCACGCCGAACCGCATCGACGGCGTCACGCTCCGCGCGGGTCAGCCGTGGCAGTTCCAGCTCGCGATGCGCTACGCGGATCGCATCCGTCCTCGCAGCTGGGAGCGCGGGTTCGAGGCGGCCGTGCAGAACGTCGTGAACGACTCGATGTACTCGGAGAATTTCGACATCGAGCTCGACGTCGTCTACGAGCTCAACTCGCAGGTCGGTGACTTCGTCGTGCGCCTCCCGACCGGCGCGTCGGTCATCGCCGGCGGGACCGCGGTGCCGGTGCCTGCGGTGCAGCCGATCCCGCACGGATGGGGCGACGTGCTCGGCATCCGTCTCGGCGGTGACTGGAACATCATCCCCGGACAGATCGCGGCGCGCGCCGGCTTCCACACCGAGATCCCGCTCGCGCAGTCGCGCTATCAGATCCAGGACTTCATCAACGGCTATCGCTTCGGCCTGCACGTCGGCGCGACGTTCCGCATCGAGCGCTTCGACATCTCGATCGCGTACGCGCACATCTTCCAGCTCGACACGACGATCACCGACGGGAACTTCCGCGCGGTGAGCGCGAACAGCTCCGAGGGCATGTGCGCGGGCGGTGGCGGCTACGACCCGAACAACCCGGTCGTCGACGCCGGGTGCTACCCGCAGGGCTACGGCGCGGTGACGAACAACGGCACGTACTCGGCCGAGTACAACGTCCTCTCGGTCGGCGCGACGTACCACTTCGAGTGA
- the dnaB gene encoding replicative DNA helicase, producing the protein MTAMFDEAGSGERSFSRGDSGAAGGRVPPHSLEAERAVLGGVLLENSALNTVTQILSGDDFYSRANGLVFDAMCELFRRGQPVDTVTLRAWLVDRGQHQKAGGDEHLLGLTNTIPTVANIEHYSQIVREKATVRRLITACHEIAATGYGDYGEPAEYLDQAEKRVFEVGKQHGSAPYEHIKDVVLRTFEQVQEAARRKEAITGLPTGLHKLDEMTAGLKGGELIIIAGRPGMGKTAFALNVAIAACQQRGVPIAVFSLEMRKEELVRRLLCSEAKVDGGRMRTGMLSREDWARLASSAGPLTEMPFFIDDTPAITLMQLRGKARRLKSENHGKLGMIVIDYLQLMRSGVKNDSREQEISEISRSLKGLSKELDCPVIALSQLNRGVETRPGKDKRPQLADLRESGAIEQDADVIMFVYRPEVYAKDEERAQLRGLAEIIVGKQRAGPTGIVRCRFFHEFTRFENLAEGEFEDYDGGGDE; encoded by the coding sequence ATGACGGCGATGTTCGACGAGGCGGGCAGCGGGGAGCGCAGCTTCTCGCGAGGTGACTCGGGCGCAGCCGGAGGGCGCGTTCCTCCACACTCGCTCGAGGCCGAACGCGCGGTGCTCGGCGGCGTGCTGCTCGAGAACAGCGCGCTCAACACCGTCACGCAGATCCTGAGCGGCGACGACTTCTACTCGCGCGCGAACGGGCTCGTGTTCGACGCGATGTGCGAGCTCTTCCGGCGCGGTCAGCCGGTCGACACCGTCACGCTGCGCGCGTGGCTGGTCGATCGCGGTCAGCACCAGAAGGCGGGCGGCGACGAGCACCTGCTCGGGCTCACGAACACGATCCCGACCGTCGCGAACATCGAGCACTACTCGCAGATCGTCCGCGAGAAGGCCACGGTGCGCCGGCTGATCACCGCGTGCCACGAGATCGCGGCCACCGGGTACGGCGACTACGGCGAGCCCGCGGAGTACCTCGATCAGGCCGAGAAGCGCGTCTTCGAGGTCGGCAAGCAGCACGGCTCGGCGCCCTACGAGCACATCAAGGACGTCGTGCTCCGCACCTTCGAGCAGGTGCAGGAGGCCGCGCGCCGCAAGGAGGCGATCACGGGCCTCCCCACCGGGCTGCACAAGCTCGACGAGATGACCGCGGGCCTCAAGGGCGGCGAGCTGATCATCATCGCGGGCCGCCCCGGCATGGGCAAGACCGCGTTCGCGCTGAACGTCGCGATCGCCGCGTGTCAGCAGCGCGGCGTGCCGATCGCGGTGTTCTCGCTCGAGATGCGCAAAGAGGAGCTCGTCCGACGACTCCTCTGCAGCGAGGCGAAGGTCGACGGTGGTCGCATGCGCACGGGCATGCTGAGCCGCGAGGACTGGGCGCGCCTCGCGAGCTCCGCGGGCCCGCTCACGGAGATGCCGTTCTTCATCGACGACACGCCGGCGATCACGCTGATGCAGCTGCGCGGCAAGGCGCGTCGTCTGAAGTCCGAGAACCACGGCAAGCTCGGCATGATCGTCATCGACTACCTCCAGCTCATGCGCTCGGGCGTGAAGAACGACTCGCGCGAGCAGGAGATCAGCGAGATCAGTCGATCGCTGAAGGGCCTCAGCAAGGAGCTCGACTGCCCGGTGATCGCGCTCTCGCAGCTCAACCGCGGCGTCGAGACGCGCCCCGGCAAGGACAAGCGCCCTCAGCTCGCGGATCTGCGCGAGTCGGGCGCCATCGAGCAGGACGCGGACGTGATCATGTTCGTGTACCGGCCCGAGGTGTACGCGAAGGACGAAGAGCGCGCGCAGCTGCGCGGCCTCGCGGAGATCATCGTCGGCAAGCAGCGCGCGGGCCCGACGGGCATCGTGCGCTGTCGCTTCTTCCACGAGTTCACCCGCTTCGAGAACCTCGCCGAGGGTGAGTTCGAGGACTACGACGGCGGCGGCGACGAATAA
- the rplI gene encoding 50S ribosomal protein L9 yields MQVVLKDDVENLGKSGELVRVRPGYARNYLLPRGLAALATRGNIAQIEHEKAVATARAAKLKGDAEAVSKTLSGIKVEIAVQAGEGDKLFGSVGTKDIAEALEKKGQKVDRKKIVLAENIKTVGDHDVAIKLGYDVTATIKVSVVKA; encoded by the coding sequence CAGGTCGTCCTGAAGGACGACGTCGAGAACCTGGGCAAGAGCGGTGAGCTGGTGCGCGTGCGCCCCGGCTACGCGCGCAACTACCTGCTCCCGCGTGGCCTCGCCGCGCTCGCCACGCGCGGCAACATCGCGCAGATCGAGCACGAGAAGGCCGTCGCGACGGCGCGCGCCGCGAAGCTGAAGGGCGACGCGGAGGCCGTCTCGAAGACGCTCTCGGGCATCAAGGTCGAGATCGCGGTGCAGGCGGGCGAGGGCGACAAGCTCTTCGGCTCGGTCGGCACCAAGGACATCGCCGAGGCGCTCGAGAAGAAGGGCCAGAAGGTCGATCGCAAGAAGATCGTCCTCGCCGAGAACATCAAGACCGTGGGCGACCACGACGTGGCGATCAAGCTCGGCTACGACGTGACCGCGACCATCAAGGTCAGCGTCGTCAAGGCGTGA